Proteins co-encoded in one Sebastes umbrosus isolate fSebUmb1 chromosome 20, fSebUmb1.pri, whole genome shotgun sequence genomic window:
- the LOC119480002 gene encoding uncharacterized protein LOC119480002, whose amino-acid sequence MGSFVEFPCSFPNNSQVISISGWSKKVKPTMKPQPLKEMLAYSLRMNYLERGNNDCTIKLRDLKKTDASIYYFVYNFRKVTGDSVTCDGVPGVRLNIFASPVRIRLEKLVGGPDVPVKDWTVMEGQRIMLTCVSTCAANLNSNPSYIWYKNRLQLNGSSANSPYMSLDPISDEDTGSYVCAMIGYKDLPSSAVNLKVQRRPRNSVVSEISDGGSKEDSVPTQTHGSDLEAQNSDQFFNKRKSRFTSFSVMLVASVSIGLVITMMVTLLVLKLKKKKKKKKKKRRRCVGSVPGPPNPDSDFYMALDINSMSADYDTLDTVIRSPATDHVYENIQQPGNSSLETP is encoded by the coding sequence ATGGGCTCATTCGTAGAGTTTCCCTGCTCTTTTCCCAATAATAGTCAGGTCATCTCAATATCAGGATGGTCCAAAAAAGTGAAACCCACAATGAAACCTCAACCCTTGAAAGAGATGCTCGCTTATTCGCTGCGAATGAACTACCTTGAACGTGGAAACAATGACTGCACGATTAAACTTAGAGATTTAAAAAAGACGGACGCATCCATTTACTATTTTGTATACAATTTTAGAAAAGTTACAGGTGATAGCGTGACATGTGATGGTGTACCTGGTGTGAGACTCAATATTTTTGCATCTCCTGTGAGAATCCGATTGGAGAAGCTTGTTGGGGGACCGGATGTGCCTGTTAAAGATTGGACAGTGATGGAGGGTCAGAGGATAATGCTGACTTGTGTCTCCACCTGCGCTGCAAATCTGAACTCCAACCCAAGCTATATCTGGTACAAGAACAGACTGCAATTAAATGGCAGCAGTGCAAACTCCCCCTACATGTCTTTGGACCCAATCAGTGATGAGGATACGGGCAGTTATGTCTGCGCCATGATTGGCTACAAAGATCTCCCCTCGTCTGCTGTCAATCTCAAAGTCCAGAGACGACCCAGAAACAGTGTGGTGTCTGAAATCTCTGACGGTGGATCAAAGGAGGACAGTGTACCGACTCAGACGCATGGAAGTGATCTGGAAGCTCAGAACTCGGACCAATTCTTCAATAAACGCAAAAGCAGGTTTACGTCCTTCTCTGTAATGCTTGTAGCCAGTGTTAGCATCGGATTGGTAATTACAATGATGGTGACTTTACTAGTCCTCaaattaaagaagaagaagaagaaaaagaagaaaaagaggagaagatgTGTTGGTTCAGTCCCTGGGCCTCCCAACCCAGACAGTGACTTCTACATGGCTCTGGATATCAACTCCATGTCTGCTGACTATGACACACTGGACACAGTGATACGCAGTCCAGCTACTGACCATGTTTATGAGAACATACAGCAGCCTGGAAACTCCAGCCTGGAAACTCCCTGA